A region of Deltaproteobacteria bacterium IMCC39524 DNA encodes the following proteins:
- a CDS encoding ATP-binding protein produces MAATPVQIDVHSVPRRFLSWYLAVRLAVVCLFLGGTIFYQLQQGSWASSSAARYLTYLTLFAVLQTIASGFILLRLKHYRNFINAQLSWDLLFVVLILYLTGGVESLYSFLFILVIIASSIFCPRPQLLLVASASSILYGSLLDLQYYGYLPVVTGTLDSKDLQHYDVFYAVFLHVGAFFLTALLSGALAERLRRSEEAREKREIDYGELERLNQAILTNINSGLMVVNAAGRIRSFNSAASKITGYSLEEVYNRPIEEILPEFGPFDPVGMVDVERGETDYFKNEKEVLTLGYSASRVVDKNDYFLGLLIAFQDLTEYKALEEQLKRSDRLAAVGRLASGLAHEIRNPLASISGSVQLLLEDEKVSEEDRLLMNIVVKEADRLSSLLSDFLNFARPSALQLELIDISALLDELIALINASGQFQGIAIEKDYQGPIQMNVDPQKMHQVFWDLLINAGDAARPEGRVRIEVNAAQGEIVIEDTGAGIANVDRDRLFEPFFTTKDKGTGLGLANVYANVEAHRGRIYVEPGNLGGARFIVELPEQCRMASSPIVEKGGLETRG; encoded by the coding sequence ATGGCGGCAACGCCTGTACAAATTGACGTTCATAGCGTGCCACGCAGATTTCTGTCGTGGTATCTTGCCGTTCGTTTGGCTGTTGTCTGCCTTTTCCTTGGTGGTACAATATTTTATCAGTTGCAGCAAGGCTCATGGGCCTCTTCTTCTGCTGCACGTTATCTAACGTACCTTACTCTCTTTGCTGTCCTGCAGACGATTGCGTCGGGCTTTATACTGTTACGATTAAAACACTATCGGAACTTTATTAATGCTCAACTCAGTTGGGATCTCCTTTTTGTCGTTTTAATTCTTTACCTGACCGGTGGCGTCGAAAGCCTCTACTCTTTCCTTTTTATCCTGGTTATCATTGCCTCGAGTATTTTCTGCCCCAGACCTCAGTTGTTGTTGGTCGCTTCCGCTTCTTCTATTCTTTACGGCAGCTTGCTTGACCTCCAATACTATGGCTACCTGCCGGTCGTTACGGGAACTCTAGATTCTAAAGACCTTCAACATTACGATGTTTTTTATGCCGTTTTCTTGCATGTAGGTGCATTTTTCTTGACGGCCTTATTGAGTGGCGCTTTGGCAGAGCGGTTACGTCGCAGCGAAGAGGCACGAGAAAAACGGGAGATTGATTACGGCGAACTCGAACGCTTGAATCAGGCGATTTTGACTAATATCAATAGCGGTTTGATGGTTGTAAATGCTGCCGGACGCATTCGCTCTTTCAACAGCGCGGCAAGCAAAATCACCGGTTATAGTTTGGAAGAAGTTTATAACCGCCCAATCGAGGAGATCCTTCCGGAGTTTGGCCCCTTTGACCCTGTTGGCATGGTTGATGTTGAGCGTGGAGAGACTGATTACTTCAAAAACGAAAAAGAAGTTTTGACCTTGGGGTATTCAGCCAGTCGGGTTGTTGATAAAAATGATTACTTTTTGGGCCTTTTGATTGCTTTCCAGGATTTAACGGAATACAAGGCTCTTGAAGAACAACTTAAACGCTCCGACCGTCTGGCAGCTGTTGGTCGCCTGGCGTCGGGGCTGGCACACGAAATTCGCAATCCCCTGGCATCGATCAGTGGTTCGGTGCAGTTGCTTCTCGAAGATGAAAAAGTCAGTGAGGAGGATCGCCTCTTGATGAACATTGTTGTCAAGGAGGCCGATCGTTTAAGCTCGTTGCTCAGCGATTTTCTCAACTTTGCCAGACCATCGGCTTTGCAGCTGGAGTTGATTGATATATCGGCGTTGCTTGATGAATTGATTGCATTAATTAATGCAAGTGGTCAATTCCAGGGTATAGCCATTGAAAAAGACTATCAGGGGCCGATTCAGATGAATGTTGACCCCCAGAAGATGCATCAGGTTTTTTGGGACCTTCTTATCAATGCCGGTGATGCTGCCAGGCCTGAGGGCAGGGTACGGATTGAAGTTAATGCAGCACAAGGTGAAATCGTCATTGAGGATACCGGTGCAGGTATTGCCAATGTTGATCGGGACAGGTTGTTTGAGCCCTTTTTCACGACGAAAGATAAGGGGACAGGTCTTGGCTTGGCAAACGTTTACGCAAATGTTGAAGCGCACCGGGGGCGGATTTACGTAGAGCCCGGAAATCTCGGTGGTGCGAGGTTTATTGTAGAGCTTCCTGAACAATGTCGAATGGCTTCTTCTCCTATCGTTGAAAAAGGGGGATTGGAGACTCGGGGCTAG
- a CDS encoding type II secretion system F family protein, translating to MGKFKWEGTTKSGQSMKGQMDAPNAEAVQAQLRRQGISPGDIKEAGKGFDMEIKIPGFEPKVTTKDIVVFTRQFATMIDAGLPLVQCLDILSKQQENKTFKANLTQVKEDVEAGSTFADALKKHPNAFDTLYVNLVAAGEIGGILDTILNRLAAYIEKAMKLKKQVKSAMTYPATIIGIAVIVIAVILVFVIPQFQSMFESFGQQLPLPTRIVIAMSAFIQSYIFVIVGGCYGTLWILKRIYKTPKGQLFMDAFFLKLPVMGMLIRKVAVAKFTRTLGTMISSGVPILDGLDIVAKTAGNKIVENAIYKVAKSISEGKTIAEPLEQSGVFPAMVCQMIAIGEQSGSIDTMLNKIADFYDDEVDDAVGNLTAMMEPLLMLFLGTTVGGLVIAMYLPIFQMAGAVG from the coding sequence ATGGGTAAATTTAAATGGGAAGGCACGACAAAGTCCGGTCAGTCCATGAAAGGGCAGATGGATGCCCCTAATGCTGAGGCTGTTCAGGCTCAACTTCGTCGTCAGGGGATCTCTCCCGGGGATATCAAGGAGGCTGGTAAGGGTTTTGATATGGAGATCAAAATCCCCGGATTTGAGCCGAAGGTTACCACCAAAGATATCGTCGTATTTACCCGTCAGTTCGCCACCATGATCGATGCGGGTCTGCCGCTTGTGCAGTGTCTCGATATCCTGAGTAAACAGCAGGAGAATAAAACCTTTAAAGCAAATCTTACTCAGGTCAAAGAAGATGTAGAGGCCGGTTCAACTTTTGCCGATGCCTTAAAAAAACATCCCAATGCCTTTGATACTCTCTATGTCAACTTGGTTGCTGCTGGTGAGATTGGCGGTATTCTCGATACCATCCTAAATCGCCTTGCGGCTTACATCGAAAAGGCTATGAAGCTGAAAAAACAGGTCAAGAGCGCAATGACATATCCGGCAACGATTATCGGTATAGCTGTTATTGTCATTGCTGTTATTCTGGTTTTTGTTATCCCCCAGTTTCAATCTATGTTTGAGTCCTTTGGCCAGCAATTACCGTTACCGACCCGCATTGTTATTGCCATGAGTGCCTTTATCCAGAGCTATATTTTTGTGATTGTTGGTGGTTGTTATGGAACCCTTTGGATTTTAAAGCGTATTTACAAGACGCCTAAAGGCCAGCTATTTATGGACGCCTTTTTCCTTAAGTTGCCTGTTATGGGCATGCTGATTCGTAAGGTTGCCGTAGCCAAATTCACTAGAACCCTAGGCACCATGATCTCCAGTGGTGTGCCGATTCTAGACGGTCTGGATATTGTCGCCAAAACGGCAGGTAACAAGATCGTCGAGAATGCAATTTACAAAGTGGCTAAGAGTATTAGTGAAGGTAAAACAATTGCTGAACCATTAGAACAATCAGGCGTTTTTCCTGCGATGGTTTGCCAGATGATTGCTATTGGTGAGCAGTCCGGCTCTATTGATACCATGCTTAATAAAATCGCAGACTTCTATGACGATGAGGTTGATGATGCCGTAGGTAACCTCACGGCGATGATGGAACCGTTGCTGATGCTTTTCCTCGGTACCACGGTTGGAGGTCTGGTTATCGCCATGTACTTGCCTATCTTCCAAATGGCCGGTGCGGTTGGATAA